One Paraburkholderia flagellata genomic window carries:
- a CDS encoding 3-deoxy-D-arabino-heptulosonate 7-phosphate synthase: MSSSALLLESILRDVPRRYRLPQDVAASGMQLRQSSPATALALVIEQVREATAHGATPDPALKPLFIDALAAMIADAVRADSGDRAFQAMVLRHRAAQVREFASLSAQADQDRRQIHAAVNAIAHPARQQRAPQAWQREALEQLHSSASRAHHESHYAGLHNTLRTLLSVPDLAAKDADIERALADLLDSPALARLCRLETLASEPLVQQYTSLLDAYGPRPGTPAAVAQGRASQRRGAAVEAMAVQALEALAQTLNAAQENLQAYRVVSSMRVPAAIPGKHERAKTEWDVVLLERQHAKSLDTAPVWNVRLLVEAKASVESATTDLQRLMRGLRLLAHAEENVVYTFETQQGPVQLNGASLRAQGTEESGLMKAVLYCCDSAAESAPRMLNAASRMQLLSAQASLEFASAQWDGQRADPEKLNAVWEQLTQSPRWHAVLHQYATLRLVRELMVHPDDLMATIRNATGRSRCTANEQTR; encoded by the coding sequence ATGTCATCTTCCGCCCTGCTGCTCGAAAGCATCCTGCGCGACGTCCCCCGTCGTTATCGCTTGCCGCAAGATGTTGCGGCATCAGGAATGCAGCTTCGACAATCCAGTCCGGCCACCGCGCTGGCGCTTGTCATTGAACAAGTACGGGAAGCCACGGCGCACGGCGCAACACCCGACCCGGCGCTCAAGCCGCTCTTTATCGATGCGCTCGCCGCCATGATCGCCGACGCCGTACGCGCCGATTCCGGGGACCGCGCATTCCAGGCGATGGTTCTGCGGCACCGCGCTGCCCAGGTGCGCGAGTTTGCGTCGCTTTCAGCGCAGGCCGACCAGGACCGGCGGCAGATCCACGCCGCAGTGAATGCGATCGCGCATCCGGCCAGGCAGCAGCGTGCCCCGCAAGCCTGGCAGCGCGAAGCACTCGAACAGCTGCATTCGTCCGCGTCTCGCGCGCACCACGAGTCGCACTACGCAGGGCTTCACAATACGTTGCGAACCCTTCTCAGCGTGCCGGATCTTGCGGCAAAGGACGCGGATATCGAGCGCGCACTGGCTGATCTGCTGGACAGTCCGGCACTCGCGCGCTTGTGTCGGCTCGAAACCCTGGCGTCCGAACCACTCGTACAGCAGTACACATCATTGCTGGACGCGTATGGTCCACGGCCGGGTACGCCGGCGGCCGTGGCGCAAGGCCGGGCGTCGCAACGGCGCGGCGCTGCTGTCGAAGCAATGGCCGTACAGGCGCTCGAAGCCCTGGCTCAAACGCTGAACGCAGCGCAGGAAAACCTGCAGGCGTACCGCGTCGTGAGTTCGATGCGCGTTCCGGCAGCGATACCGGGCAAGCACGAGCGCGCAAAAACGGAATGGGACGTGGTCCTCCTGGAGCGGCAGCACGCGAAGTCCCTCGATACCGCGCCGGTCTGGAACGTGCGCCTGCTCGTCGAAGCGAAGGCATCCGTCGAGTCCGCAACGACCGACCTCCAGCGGCTCATGCGCGGTTTGCGACTGCTAGCGCACGCCGAAGAAAACGTCGTGTATACGTTCGAGACGCAGCAGGGCCCTGTCCAATTGAATGGCGCATCGTTACGCGCACAAGGCACCGAAGAGTCTGGCTTGATGAAAGCCGTTCTCTACTGTTGCGATTCGGCTGCCGAAAGCGCCCCGCGAATGCTCAATGCCGCGAGCCGCATGCAGCTTCTATCCGCGCAGGCGAGCCTCGAATTCGCCAGTGCCCAGTGGGACGGGCAACGTGCAGATCCGGAAAAGCTGAATGCCGTCTGGGAGCAACTCACGCAATCGCCACGCTGGCATGCCGTGCTTCACCAATACGCGACGCTGCGCCTCGTGCGTGAATTGATGGTGCATCCCGACGATCTGATGGCGACGATTCGCAACGCAACGGGACGCTCCCGGTGCACGGCAAACGAACAGACTCGTTGA
- a CDS encoding DUF6496 domain-containing protein, whose product MPEKKTIERARADKRAGKSASTQAGEFVKEEFDRVRAGKHGVRSAKQAVAIGLAKARRAGVDLKPPPQSTTSEATRKKAAKDLAAGQGEKKGRAGTESKAKRSRTTTQVLKREGKTGASPQAVSKQAKTAAARRPAASRSAAAKKAAQTKGAAGRSAAAKKAAKTRAARAQHTRH is encoded by the coding sequence ATGCCGGAGAAGAAAACGATCGAGCGTGCGCGCGCCGACAAGCGCGCGGGCAAATCCGCAAGCACCCAGGCCGGCGAATTCGTGAAGGAGGAATTCGATCGCGTGCGCGCGGGCAAGCATGGCGTGCGCTCCGCGAAGCAGGCCGTGGCGATCGGCCTGGCGAAGGCGCGGCGCGCCGGTGTCGATCTGAAACCGCCGCCGCAGAGCACGACCAGCGAAGCGACGCGCAAGAAGGCCGCAAAGGATCTCGCGGCAGGCCAAGGCGAGAAGAAAGGCCGCGCGGGCACGGAATCGAAGGCCAAACGTTCGCGCACGACGACGCAAGTGCTCAAGCGCGAGGGCAAGACAGGGGCATCCCCGCAAGCCGTGTCGAAGCAGGCGAAGACCGCGGCGGCGCGCCGCCCTGCCGCAAGCCGTTCGGCGGCCGCGAAAAAGGCTGCGCAGACCAAGGGCGCGGCGGGCCGTTCCGCCGCGGCAAAAAAGGCGGCGAAGACACGCGCCGCACGCGCGCAGCACACACGCCACTAG
- a CDS encoding LysR family transcriptional regulator produces the protein MDRLDALKLFIRIVESGSFAAAARDIGVGQPAVSKQIASLERHLGAQLVRRTSRSMTLTETGQSVYEAGLRIIGDFTELEASVGHGQMSPSGLIRVTVPPVFGRLYIVPHLPVFFSRYPQVCVDLSATERNINLVEEGFDLSIKSGPLADSSMISRHLASSPVVVVATPEYLEKHGRPESPQDIERHTCVVFAPMHEPRAWRFGNVEGRGVYVPSGNFRTGDAEQIRAAVLAHMGLVQAPGWLFAAEIASGSVVSVLENFAPPPLPVHGVHPSGRRLPNKTRVFLDFVAEILAADPRPAFVPV, from the coding sequence ATGGACCGGCTCGACGCGCTCAAACTTTTCATTCGCATCGTCGAAAGCGGGAGTTTCGCTGCGGCGGCGCGCGACATCGGCGTGGGCCAGCCTGCGGTCAGCAAGCAGATCGCCTCGCTCGAACGCCATCTTGGCGCTCAACTGGTCAGGCGCACGTCGCGCAGCATGACGCTCACCGAGACCGGTCAGTCGGTCTATGAAGCGGGCTTGCGCATCATCGGCGACTTTACCGAGCTAGAGGCTTCCGTCGGGCATGGTCAGATGTCCCCGAGCGGGCTGATTCGCGTCACCGTGCCGCCGGTTTTTGGCCGGCTGTATATCGTGCCGCACCTGCCAGTGTTTTTCTCCCGATATCCGCAGGTGTGCGTGGACCTTTCCGCAACGGAGCGAAACATCAATCTCGTCGAGGAAGGCTTCGACCTTTCGATCAAAAGCGGACCGCTTGCCGACTCCTCGATGATTTCGAGGCATCTGGCCTCGAGTCCGGTCGTTGTCGTCGCGACGCCGGAATACCTCGAAAAACATGGGCGCCCCGAGTCGCCACAAGATATCGAGCGCCATACCTGTGTCGTTTTCGCGCCCATGCACGAGCCGAGAGCCTGGCGCTTCGGGAACGTCGAAGGACGGGGCGTGTATGTTCCGTCCGGCAATTTCCGCACCGGCGACGCGGAACAGATCCGTGCCGCAGTCCTCGCCCATATGGGGTTGGTGCAGGCGCCGGGTTGGCTCTTCGCAGCGGAGATTGCAAGCGGCTCGGTCGTCAGCGTGCTGGAGAATTTCGCGCCGCCGCCGTTGCCCGTCCACGGCGTGCATCCCTCAGGCAGGCGGCTGCCGAACAAGACGCGCGTGTTTCTCGACTTCGTCGCCGAAATCCTCGCGGCTGATCCGCGCCCGGCATTTGTTCCGGTCTGA
- a CDS encoding alpha/beta hydrolase fold domain-containing protein codes for MSIGQRANLIEMRHSLSDSDRDAARAAIARMQRHFSDFNGTMREAYDAMTVQTPVAEGVGLESVGNADVEGWWIRPRSAPAHRAILFLHGGAFVLGSASGYRGFASQIAVRAGVDTFVLDYPLAPEHPFPAAHDAVLAALRWLANCGIREVALIGDSAGGGLALAVPGVEERRALNIASVAAFSPWVDLAFTGPSFHSEATHDPVLTRPVLANAAAAYLGAADPTDGRASPLHAIPARLPPIALQVGTDELLFDDARRYAAAAAEQGNTVQLEVYEGLHHVFQRSTHELASAGYALDQVARFISRNWTLDA; via the coding sequence ATGAGCATCGGACAACGCGCAAACCTGATCGAAATGCGGCACAGCCTGAGCGATAGCGACCGTGACGCAGCGAGGGCCGCGATCGCGCGCATGCAACGGCATTTCAGCGATTTCAATGGAACGATGCGCGAGGCGTACGACGCCATGACCGTGCAGACGCCGGTGGCGGAGGGCGTGGGTCTCGAAAGCGTCGGAAATGCGGACGTAGAGGGATGGTGGATCCGGCCACGATCCGCGCCGGCCCATCGCGCGATCCTGTTCCTGCACGGCGGCGCCTTTGTGCTCGGGTCTGCGAGCGGGTATCGCGGCTTTGCGAGTCAGATCGCGGTGCGCGCGGGCGTTGACACTTTTGTTCTCGACTATCCGCTTGCGCCTGAGCATCCGTTTCCCGCGGCGCACGATGCCGTGTTAGCCGCGCTGCGGTGGCTGGCGAACTGCGGCATACGCGAAGTCGCCCTCATTGGCGATTCAGCAGGCGGCGGCCTGGCGCTTGCGGTTCCGGGCGTGGAGGAGCGCCGGGCGTTGAACATCGCGAGCGTAGCCGCTTTTTCGCCGTGGGTTGATCTTGCGTTCACGGGGCCGTCGTTCCATAGCGAAGCGACCCACGATCCGGTCTTGACGCGGCCCGTGCTCGCCAATGCCGCCGCGGCGTACCTTGGCGCTGCCGATCCCACGGATGGACGCGCGTCGCCGCTGCATGCCATTCCCGCGCGCCTGCCGCCCATCGCGCTCCAGGTGGGCACGGACGAACTCCTGTTCGACGACGCGCGGCGTTATGCGGCGGCTGCGGCAGAGCAGGGCAACACGGTGCAGCTGGAAGTCTACGAAGGACTGCACCACGTGTTCCAGCGATCCACCCATGAACTGGCGAGCGCCGGGTACGCGTTGGATCAGGTGGCGAGATTCATCTCGCGAAACTGGACGCTTGACGCTTAA
- a CDS encoding transglycosylase SLT domain-containing protein has product MRIVHTLLFILAFGMSIAGRQAGCLAAQGTPAQAAASQAATKAPVGAPPRRPAAAARRIDITNQPSFGDFDAMIDRRLIRVLVPYSRTLYFNELGHERGLTAGLMRDFERYLNKKYRSRLGKRPLTLLIIPTTRDQLIPGLLAGKGDIAAGNLTATETRLKLVDFVAPRDRPPVRELIVTGPKSPALAKLDDLSGKTVHVRASSSYFESLNALNARFKKDGKPPMKLVMLPDALEDEDAMEMLNVGLVQILVVDDWKADFWAQVLPSIVVHDDMAVRDAGYIGWAIRKQSPKLQQAITDFYVGYVKKHSVAEVRLKQELQRVKQITSNTEEAELKRFKQMIGLFDKYGAQYRFDPLMLAAQGFQESQLNQNARSHVGAIGIMQLMPATGKELDVGDIRVTESNIHAGAKYLDLLMSRYFPDAHFSDSDRALFAFASYNAGPARIAKLRTEAADQGLSPDKWFNNVEIVAGEKIGLETTTYVRNIYKYYTAYRLVQQAQAARERAVGQVRKRG; this is encoded by the coding sequence ATGCGTATTGTTCATACGTTGCTGTTCATCCTGGCTTTCGGGATGAGCATTGCCGGCCGGCAGGCAGGTTGCCTCGCGGCCCAGGGAACGCCTGCGCAAGCCGCTGCGTCACAGGCCGCGACGAAAGCGCCAGTCGGTGCGCCACCGCGGCGGCCTGCAGCGGCAGCCCGCCGGATCGACATCACGAACCAGCCGAGCTTTGGCGATTTCGACGCCATGATCGACCGTCGGCTGATCCGCGTCCTGGTGCCGTACAGCAGGACACTCTATTTCAACGAACTCGGCCATGAGCGCGGGCTGACCGCCGGGCTCATGCGCGACTTCGAGCGCTACCTGAACAAGAAGTACCGGAGCCGTCTCGGCAAACGTCCATTGACGCTCCTGATCATCCCGACGACGCGCGACCAGCTTATTCCGGGTCTCCTGGCCGGCAAGGGCGACATTGCCGCCGGCAATCTGACCGCCACGGAAACGCGGCTGAAGCTAGTCGACTTCGTCGCGCCGCGAGACCGACCGCCAGTTCGCGAATTGATCGTCACCGGCCCGAAGTCACCCGCGCTCGCGAAGCTCGACGACCTGAGCGGCAAGACAGTGCACGTCCGCGCGAGCAGCAGCTACTTCGAGAGCCTCAACGCTCTGAACGCACGCTTCAAAAAAGACGGCAAGCCGCCGATGAAGCTGGTGATGCTGCCCGACGCGCTCGAGGACGAGGACGCCATGGAGATGCTCAATGTCGGGCTCGTCCAGATCCTCGTCGTCGACGACTGGAAGGCAGATTTCTGGGCGCAGGTGCTGCCCAGCATCGTGGTGCACGACGACATGGCCGTGCGCGACGCTGGCTACATAGGCTGGGCGATTCGCAAGCAGAGTCCCAAACTCCAGCAGGCCATCACCGACTTCTACGTTGGCTACGTGAAAAAGCACAGCGTGGCGGAAGTGCGCCTGAAGCAGGAACTGCAGCGCGTCAAGCAGATCACCAGCAATACCGAGGAAGCGGAACTTAAGCGCTTCAAGCAAATGATCGGTCTGTTCGACAAGTACGGTGCGCAATATCGCTTCGATCCATTGATGCTTGCCGCGCAGGGGTTCCAGGAATCGCAGCTCAACCAGAATGCACGCAGCCACGTAGGTGCGATCGGCATCATGCAGCTCATGCCGGCGACCGGGAAGGAACTGGACGTCGGCGACATCCGCGTGACGGAATCGAACATCCATGCCGGCGCGAAATACCTGGACCTCCTGATGTCCCGCTACTTCCCGGATGCGCATTTTTCCGACTCGGATCGCGCCCTCTTCGCGTTCGCGAGCTACAACGCGGGTCCGGCGAGGATCGCGAAGCTGCGCACCGAAGCAGCCGACCAAGGGCTCTCGCCCGACAAATGGTTCAATAACGTCGAGATCGTGGCTGGCGAGAAGATCGGGCTGGAGACGACCACTTACGTGCGCAATATCTACAAGTACTACACCGCCTACCGGCTCGTCCAGCAGGCGCAGGCGGCGCGCGAGCGCGCCGTCGGGCAGGTGCGCAAGCGGGGCTGA
- a CDS encoding pentapeptide MXKDX repeat protein: MNTIRFAAIAISAALLSVSASGAFAQASGAMSNDGMSQDSMHKDTMGKGGMSHDTMSKDGAMSHDKMDKPMKKDAMGMDHPASGAMAH; encoded by the coding sequence ATGAACACGATCCGATTCGCAGCAATCGCCATCTCAGCCGCCCTGTTGAGCGTAAGCGCGAGCGGCGCATTCGCGCAGGCAAGCGGCGCGATGTCGAATGACGGCATGTCGCAAGACTCGATGCACAAGGACACCATGGGCAAAGGCGGCATGTCGCACGACACGATGAGCAAGGACGGTGCGATGAGCCACGATAAAATGGACAAGCCCATGAAGAAAGACGCGATGGGCATGGATCATCCGGCGTCGGGCGCCATGGCGCATTGA
- a CDS encoding molybdopterin-dependent oxidoreductase — MKTPDRKIIELDRAAILADARRELDMPSRRLFGKRMLTLGGLSLLTGCTITDDASVNTFLTAVSRLNDRVQGWLFDPTRLAPTYTEAQLTRPFPFNAFYSESEAPVVDGGDYRLKISGLVKGQRVWTLPELYALPHAEQITRHICVEGWSAIGRWGGTPFAHFLRRVDADLTAKYVGFRCADNYYESIDMPTALHPQTLLAFDYDGERLPAKYGYPMKLRMPTKLGYKNPKHIVEIFVTNTYPGGYWVDQGYNWFGGS, encoded by the coding sequence ATGAAAACGCCAGACCGCAAGATCATCGAACTCGACCGCGCGGCGATTCTTGCCGATGCACGGCGCGAACTCGACATGCCGTCACGGCGCCTGTTCGGCAAGCGCATGCTCACGCTCGGCGGTCTTTCGCTGCTCACTGGCTGCACGATCACCGACGACGCCTCGGTCAACACCTTCCTCACTGCCGTTTCCCGGCTCAACGATCGCGTGCAGGGGTGGCTGTTCGACCCCACCCGGCTCGCGCCAACGTACACCGAAGCCCAGCTCACGCGCCCCTTTCCCTTCAACGCGTTCTATAGCGAAAGCGAGGCGCCTGTCGTCGATGGCGGCGACTATCGGCTGAAGATCAGCGGACTCGTCAAGGGCCAGCGCGTCTGGACGCTGCCCGAGTTGTACGCGCTGCCGCACGCCGAGCAAATCACGCGGCATATCTGCGTGGAAGGCTGGAGCGCGATAGGCCGTTGGGGCGGCACGCCGTTCGCGCATTTCCTGCGGCGTGTCGACGCCGATCTCACCGCGAAATACGTGGGCTTTCGTTGCGCCGACAACTACTACGAAAGCATCGACATGCCTACGGCGCTGCATCCGCAGACCTTGCTTGCTTTCGACTACGACGGCGAGCGCCTGCCCGCGAAATACGGCTACCCGATGAAGCTGCGCATGCCGACGAAGCTCGGCTACAAGAACCCCAAGCACATCGTCGAGATTTTCGTCACGAATACGTATCCAGGCGGCTACTGGGTCGACCAGGGCTACAACTGGTTCGGCGGTTCGTGA
- a CDS encoding cytochrome b/b6 domain-containing protein: MQTSIGETPALEARIRHPRAIQPLWLRITHWLNALAALVMMLSGWRIYDASPVFAQFVIPTSITLGGWLGGALQWHFAAMWLLFFNGLFYLGMNLATGRWRTKFFPLSARAVLHDLRAALTGRLSHADLSQYNAVQKLAYLVAIADLVVLVLSGLAIWKSVQFPLLRELMGGYDRARVVHFCAMTLLAAFVLVHVTMVALVPRSLLTMLRGR, from the coding sequence ATGCAAACGTCGATCGGTGAAACGCCCGCACTTGAAGCACGCATTCGCCACCCGCGCGCAATCCAGCCGCTCTGGCTACGCATCACGCATTGGCTCAACGCGCTCGCGGCGCTCGTCATGATGCTTTCCGGCTGGCGCATCTACGATGCGTCGCCCGTGTTTGCGCAATTCGTCATACCCACATCGATCACGCTCGGCGGCTGGCTCGGCGGCGCGCTGCAATGGCATTTCGCGGCAATGTGGCTGCTGTTTTTCAACGGACTCTTCTATCTCGGCATGAATCTCGCGACAGGCCGCTGGCGCACGAAGTTCTTCCCGCTGAGCGCGCGCGCCGTATTGCATGATCTGCGCGCCGCGTTGACAGGCCGGCTTTCTCACGCTGACCTGAGCCAGTACAACGCCGTGCAGAAACTCGCCTATCTCGTCGCGATCGCCGATCTCGTCGTGCTCGTGCTTTCGGGCCTTGCGATCTGGAAGTCGGTGCAGTTTCCGCTGCTGCGCGAATTGATGGGCGGATACGACCGCGCGCGTGTGGTGCACTTTTGCGCAATGACGTTGCTTGCGGCATTCGTGCTCGTTCACGTGACGATGGTCGCGCTCGTGCCGCGCTCGTTGCTCACCATGCTTCGCGGCCGCTGA
- a CDS encoding sigma-70 family RNA polymerase sigma factor: protein MHSAETRLKALFVRGLEGDAQAYRDFLEELTRHLRGYLRRRIPQLRDDVEDLVQEILLAVHNARHTWRPDEPLTAWVHAIARYKLMDFFRSRARRDVLNDPLDDHTDLFAEPDDEPAQARRDIGKLLDQLPDKQRLPIVHVKLEGLSVVETAKLTGLSESAVKVGIHRGLKALAARIRGAQ from the coding sequence TTGCACTCAGCGGAAACCCGTCTCAAAGCGCTTTTTGTCAGGGGCCTCGAAGGAGACGCGCAAGCGTATCGCGACTTCCTCGAGGAACTCACGCGTCATTTGCGTGGCTACCTGCGCCGACGCATTCCGCAATTGCGCGACGACGTCGAGGACCTCGTGCAGGAGATCCTGCTAGCGGTCCACAACGCGCGTCACACATGGCGCCCCGACGAACCGCTCACGGCCTGGGTGCACGCGATCGCCCGCTACAAGCTAATGGACTTTTTCCGCTCGCGCGCACGCCGCGACGTGCTCAACGATCCGCTCGACGATCACACCGATCTCTTCGCCGAGCCCGACGACGAACCCGCGCAGGCGCGCCGTGATATCGGCAAACTGCTCGACCAGTTGCCCGACAAGCAGCGCCTGCCTATCGTCCACGTAAAGCTCGAAGGGCTTTCGGTCGTGGAAACGGCGAAGCTCACGGGACTGTCCGAATCGGCGGTCAAGGTAGGGATTCATCGCGGTCTGAAAGCGCTTGCCGCGCGCATCAGGGGAGCGCAATGA
- a CDS encoding DUF1109 domain-containing protein yields the protein MKTDDLINLLATGDARVDRKAALRRFARALLLGFAGSVVLMSVVFGVRRDLMSVMHTSIFWVKLAFPLCVAAAAALVVSRIGRPGQRGGYAWALVALPFVAVLALAWLALGDAAPAQRVPLVLGHTWRTCPFNIVLLSVPTFVAVFWAVRGLAPTRLRTAGAAAGLFASALATIAYCLHCPEMSPAFWSVWYVIGMLLPACIGAWLGPRLLRW from the coding sequence ATGAAAACCGACGATCTGATCAACCTGCTTGCCACGGGCGATGCGCGCGTGGACCGCAAGGCTGCGCTGCGCCGCTTCGCGCGGGCGCTGCTGCTCGGCTTCGCGGGCTCGGTCGTGCTGATGAGCGTGGTGTTCGGCGTGCGGCGCGATCTCATGAGTGTCATGCACACGTCGATATTCTGGGTGAAGCTCGCGTTCCCGTTGTGTGTTGCGGCCGCTGCCGCGCTCGTGGTCAGCCGCATAGGGCGGCCGGGCCAGCGTGGCGGCTATGCGTGGGCACTGGTGGCGCTGCCGTTCGTCGCCGTACTGGCGCTCGCGTGGCTCGCGCTGGGCGACGCGGCGCCCGCGCAGCGCGTGCCGCTCGTGCTCGGCCACACATGGCGCACATGCCCGTTCAATATCGTGCTGCTGTCGGTGCCCACGTTCGTGGCCGTGTTCTGGGCTGTGCGCGGTCTCGCGCCCACCCGCCTGCGCACGGCGGGGGCGGCGGCCGGGCTCTTTGCGAGCGCGCTCGCAACCATCGCGTATTGCCTCCATTGCCCGGAGATGAGCCCGGCGTTCTGGAGCGTCTGGTATGTGATCGGCATGTTGCTGCCCGCCTGCATCGGCGCGTGGCTCGGGCCGCGGCTGCTGCGCTGGTAA
- a CDS encoding chloride channel protein, which produces MRVSDLIDSRTILRSRRRWLYFGVFWLGAIATGLVAVMYARLVDFGYALFLQMTTHHRWLPILITPAISGFCVWATRRWFPGSEGSGIPQVIATLHDVRKFGPRLLTLRILIGKIALSFLAILGGFTIGREGPTIHVGAALMYSLRRFYPARLRSMYGVGLEYKLALAGAAAGLSAAFNAPLAGVVFAIEELTRSFEARTSGVIITAIIFAGVVSLALQGNYVYFGTIAIGSHLPELLAVAVILVGVITGVAGGVFCWLLLNTERWMPARLFVLRKERPVAFGALCGLFIAAIGVASGGNLFGSGYAEARGMLEGHSQLSVAYPVLKMASMVGSYLPGTPGGLFAPSLAIGAGIGNVLHMVFGQMQLPMLIALGMVGYLAAVTQSPITAFVIVIEMIDGHALVISLMATALVSSQVSRLFAPPLYEALAQRFLKE; this is translated from the coding sequence ATGCGAGTTTCCGATCTCATAGACAGTCGTACGATCCTGCGCAGCCGGCGGCGCTGGCTGTATTTCGGCGTGTTCTGGCTTGGCGCCATCGCGACGGGGCTCGTGGCGGTCATGTATGCGCGGCTCGTCGACTTCGGCTACGCGCTGTTCTTGCAGATGACCACCCATCACCGGTGGCTGCCGATTCTCATCACACCGGCCATCAGCGGGTTCTGCGTCTGGGCCACGCGGCGCTGGTTTCCGGGTTCGGAGGGCAGCGGCATCCCGCAGGTCATCGCGACGCTGCACGACGTGCGCAAATTCGGCCCGCGTCTGCTCACGCTGCGCATCCTGATCGGCAAGATCGCTCTGTCGTTTCTCGCGATTCTCGGCGGCTTCACGATTGGGCGTGAAGGGCCGACCATCCATGTGGGCGCCGCGCTGATGTACAGCCTCCGGCGTTTCTACCCGGCGCGCCTGCGCAGCATGTACGGCGTCGGCCTCGAATACAAGCTCGCGCTCGCGGGCGCGGCTGCGGGCCTTTCTGCTGCGTTCAACGCGCCTCTCGCGGGCGTGGTCTTCGCTATCGAGGAACTCACACGCAGCTTCGAGGCGCGAACGAGCGGCGTGATCATCACGGCGATCATCTTCGCAGGCGTCGTCTCACTCGCGCTGCAAGGCAACTATGTGTATTTCGGCACGATCGCCATCGGCAGCCATTTGCCCGAACTGCTCGCTGTCGCCGTCATTCTCGTTGGCGTGATTACCGGCGTCGCGGGCGGCGTGTTCTGCTGGCTGCTGCTCAACACCGAACGATGGATGCCGGCCCGCTTGTTCGTTCTCCGAAAGGAGCGGCCCGTGGCGTTCGGCGCGCTGTGCGGTTTGTTCATCGCCGCGATCGGTGTGGCGAGCGGCGGCAATCTGTTCGGCAGCGGCTATGCGGAAGCGCGCGGCATGCTCGAAGGCCATTCGCAGCTCAGCGTGGCCTATCCCGTTCTGAAAATGGCCTCGATGGTGGGCTCGTATCTGCCGGGCACGCCGGGCGGCCTCTTTGCGCCTTCGCTGGCGATCGGCGCGGGCATCGGCAATGTGCTGCACATGGTGTTCGGGCAAATGCAGTTGCCGATGCTGATCGCGCTCGGCATGGTCGGCTATCTTGCCGCCGTCACACAAAGCCCGATCACGGCATTCGTCATCGTCATCGAAATGATCGACGGCCACGCGCTCGTGATCTCGTTGATGGCAACGGCGCTCGTGTCGAGCCAGGTTTCCAGGCTATTCGCGCCGCCGCTTTACGAAGCACTGGCGCAGCGCTTCCTGAAGGAATGA
- a CDS encoding glucose 1-dehydrogenase, which translates to MSKLAGKVAVVTGASKGIGAAIARALAAEGASVVVNYASSKAGADAVVSAITAAGGKAVSVGGDVSKASEAQGIISAAVETYGRLDILVNNSGVYEFAPIEEFTEAQYRKQFDTNVLGVLLTTQAAVKHLGEGASIINVSSVATTLTPPNTAVYSGTKGAVDAITGVLARELGPRKIRVNAINPGVVETEGTHTAGVIGSDFESLSVSQTPLGRVGQPDDIASAVVFLASDDAKWLTGEHIVASGGMR; encoded by the coding sequence ATGAGCAAACTTGCAGGAAAGGTAGCGGTTGTCACGGGCGCGTCGAAAGGCATCGGCGCCGCTATCGCGCGGGCCCTCGCGGCCGAAGGCGCTTCGGTGGTCGTGAATTACGCGAGCAGCAAGGCGGGCGCGGATGCAGTGGTGAGCGCGATTACGGCGGCCGGGGGCAAGGCGGTTTCCGTTGGCGGCGACGTCTCGAAGGCGTCGGAGGCGCAAGGGATCATCAGCGCGGCCGTCGAAACTTACGGTCGGCTCGACATCCTCGTCAACAACTCAGGCGTCTACGAGTTCGCGCCGATCGAAGAGTTCACGGAGGCGCAATACCGCAAGCAGTTCGACACGAACGTGCTCGGCGTGCTGCTCACCACGCAGGCGGCGGTGAAGCATCTCGGCGAAGGCGCGAGCATCATCAACGTGAGTTCGGTCGCGACGACGCTCACGCCGCCGAACACGGCTGTCTACAGCGGCACGAAGGGCGCCGTGGATGCAATCACCGGCGTGCTCGCCCGCGAACTGGGCCCGCGAAAAATCCGCGTGAATGCGATCAATCCCGGCGTGGTCGAGACCGAGGGCACACACACGGCAGGCGTCATCGGATCGGATTTCGAAAGCCTTTCGGTCAGCCAGACGCCGCTCGGACGCGTGGGGCAGCCTGACGATATCGCCTCGGCCGTGGTGTTCCTCGCATCTGACGATGCCAAATGGTTGACGGGCGAACATATCGTCGCCAGCGGCGGCATGCGCTAA